In the genome of Megalops cyprinoides isolate fMegCyp1 chromosome 7, fMegCyp1.pri, whole genome shotgun sequence, one region contains:
- the LOC118780167 gene encoding colipase-like isoform X1 encodes MRCLLVIALCVLVAVLAAPPHEKGLIINLDNGELCAISMQCKSSCCHRSSGISLARCAPQAAENQECSKKTLYGTYYRCTCESGLKCKGDISIGGSITNTNFGICVDPNSKEASAN; translated from the exons ATGAGGTGCCTGCTTGTGAttgcgctgtgtgtgctggttgcCGTCCTGGCTGCCCCGCCCCATGAGAAGGGCCTGATCATCAACCTG GACAACGGTGAGCTGTGTGCCATCAGCATGCAGTGCAAGAGCTCCTGCTGTCACCGGAGCAGCGGCATAAGTCTGGCACGCTGTGCCCCCCAGGCTGCTGAAAACCAGGAGTGCTCCAAGAAG ACCCTGTATGGCACCTACTATCGCTGCACCTGTGAGAGCGGCCTCAAATGCAAAGGTGATATCAGCATCGGAGGCTCCATTACCAACACCAACTTTGGAATCTGCGTAGACCCAAACAGCAAGGAGGCCAGCGCCAACTAA
- the LOC118780167 gene encoding colipase-like isoform X2, with translation MRCLLVIALCVLVAVLAAPPHEKGLIINLTLYGTYYRCTCESGLKCKGDISIGGSITNTNFGICVDPNSKEASAN, from the exons ATGAGGTGCCTGCTTGTGAttgcgctgtgtgtgctggttgcCGTCCTGGCTGCCCCGCCCCATGAGAAGGGCCTGATCATCAACCTG ACCCTGTATGGCACCTACTATCGCTGCACCTGTGAGAGCGGCCTCAAATGCAAAGGTGATATCAGCATCGGAGGCTCCATTACCAACACCAACTTTGGAATCTGCGTAGACCCAAACAGCAAGGAGGCCAGCGCCAACTAA